From Luteolibacter sp. Y139, one genomic window encodes:
- a CDS encoding tetratricopeptide repeat-containing sulfotransferase family protein, with amino-acid sequence MKGTLAELQRSPQDAGKWQRTQQLLLGRQYESALAGYEALVKRYPRIAELWFELGNAAAGTLDFPLANRAFRKALDLAPNHSSLIGLIGQQYQNLRQLDDARECYARALAANPDSVDARINLAVWFEKERRLEEAWECIGECLKRHPRDDQARYFHAFLLHRRKQPAEAEQALRDLIADGPRYPYVKYASRHLLGVVLDELGRPEEAMRWVLEAKAEVRTITDTAVLERSYDQQDRQRRELLSSLDSPMLARWRAEAPASDEGVGFAFLGGHPRSGTTLLEQILDAHPEVTAFDESVAFAQEIQGPLEVIPPGLTGIQHLDSLAVTDRGRMRHRYATSLMREIPPGSKTRLVLDKNPSPTLALPAWLRIFPDLKVIIALRDPRDVVISCFFLNLMLNTTNVNFLRLERTVKHYEDLMGLWLRMKDLGNFDWIETRYEDLVENTETEGRKATALLGLEWNESQGRYFETARRKVLYAPTYHDVTRPIYRTAVRRWERYAGALEPFQERLAPYCRAFGYDA; translated from the coding sequence ATGAAAGGCACCTTGGCAGAGCTTCAGCGTTCACCTCAGGACGCGGGGAAGTGGCAACGGACCCAGCAACTCCTGCTCGGCCGCCAATATGAGTCCGCGCTGGCCGGCTATGAGGCACTGGTGAAGCGCTATCCAAGGATCGCCGAACTCTGGTTCGAGCTAGGCAACGCCGCCGCCGGAACGCTCGATTTTCCACTGGCAAACCGGGCCTTCCGCAAGGCGCTGGATCTCGCTCCGAACCACTCGTCGTTGATCGGCCTCATTGGTCAGCAGTATCAGAACTTGCGCCAGTTGGATGATGCCAGGGAGTGCTACGCAAGGGCATTGGCTGCGAACCCCGACTCCGTGGATGCCCGGATCAATCTCGCCGTGTGGTTCGAGAAGGAACGCCGTCTCGAGGAAGCATGGGAGTGCATTGGTGAATGCCTGAAGCGCCATCCACGCGATGACCAGGCGCGCTACTTCCACGCCTTCCTGCTGCATCGGCGGAAACAGCCCGCCGAGGCCGAGCAGGCACTGCGCGATCTGATCGCGGACGGACCTCGCTATCCCTATGTGAAGTATGCGAGCCGCCACCTGTTAGGAGTCGTGCTGGATGAACTTGGCCGGCCGGAGGAGGCCATGCGCTGGGTGCTGGAGGCGAAGGCCGAGGTCCGCACCATCACCGACACCGCCGTACTGGAGAGAAGCTATGACCAGCAAGACCGGCAGCGGCGTGAATTGCTGTCGTCGCTGGACTCCCCGATGCTGGCGCGCTGGCGGGCGGAAGCACCGGCATCCGATGAAGGCGTTGGCTTTGCCTTTCTCGGTGGTCATCCCCGCAGCGGAACCACGCTTCTCGAGCAAATTCTCGATGCTCATCCCGAGGTGACTGCGTTCGATGAATCAGTCGCCTTCGCGCAGGAGATCCAAGGCCCGCTGGAAGTCATCCCTCCCGGTCTAACAGGTATCCAGCATCTCGATTCACTGGCGGTAACCGATCGCGGGCGTATGCGGCATCGCTACGCGACCAGCCTGATGCGGGAGATCCCGCCGGGCTCGAAGACCCGCCTGGTGCTGGATAAGAATCCCTCGCCCACGCTGGCGCTGCCCGCATGGCTGAGGATCTTCCCCGATCTCAAGGTCATCATCGCATTGCGTGATCCACGCGATGTCGTCATCAGCTGCTTCTTCCTGAACCTGATGCTAAACACGACCAACGTGAATTTCCTCAGGCTGGAACGAACGGTGAAACACTACGAGGATCTGATGGGCCTCTGGCTGCGGATGAAGGATCTCGGGAATTTCGATTGGATCGAGACTCGTTACGAAGACCTCGTTGAGAATACGGAGACGGAGGGTCGCAAGGCCACCGCGCTGCTCGGACTGGAGTGGAACGAATCCCAGGGCCGCTATTTTGAAACCGCGCGGAGGAAGGTGCTCTACGCACCGACCTATCACGATGTCACCCGGCCGATCTATCGCACTGCCGTCCGCCGCTGGGAACGCTATGCAGGGGCGCTCGAGCCGTTTCAGGAAAGGCTGGCACCCTACTGCCGTGCCTTTGGATACGACGCGTGA